From Pongo pygmaeus isolate AG05252 chromosome 2, NHGRI_mPonPyg2-v2.0_pri, whole genome shotgun sequence, a single genomic window includes:
- the KNG1 gene encoding kininogen-1 isoform X3: MKLITILFLCSRLLLSLTQESQSEEIDCNDKDLFKAVDAALKKYNSQNQSNNQFVLYRITEVTKTVGSDTFYSFKYEIKEGDCPVQSGKTWQDCDYKDAAEAATAECTATVAKRGSKKFSVATQTCRMTPAEGPVVTAQYDCLGCVHPVSTQSPDLEPILRHGIQYFNNNTQHSSLFTLNEVKRAQRQVVAGLNFQITYSIVQTNCSKENFLFLTPDCKSLWNGDTGECTDNAYIDIQLRIASFSQKCDIYPGEDFVQPPTKICVGCPRDIPTNSPELEETLTHTITKLNAENNATFYFKIDNVKKARVQVVAGKKYFIDFVARETTCSKESNEELTESCETKKLGQSLDCNAEVYVVPWEKKIYPTVNCQPLGMISLMKRPPGFSPFRSSQIGEIKEGTTSHLRSCEYKGRPPKAGAEPASEREVS; the protein is encoded by the exons ATGAAACTAATTACCATCCTTTTCCTCTGCTCCAGGCTGCTACTAAGTTTAACCCAGGAATCACAGTCCGAGGAAATTGACTGCAATGATAAGGATTTATTTAAAGCTGTGGATGCTGCTCTGAAGAAATATAACAGTCAAAACCAAAGTAACAACCAGTTTGTATTGTACCGCATAACTGAAGTCACTAAGACG GTTGGCTCTGACACGTTTTATTCCTTCAAGTACGAAATCAAGGAGGGGGATTGTCCTGTTCAAAGTGGCAAAACCTGGCAGGACTGTGACTACAAGGATGCTGCAGAAGCA GCCACTGCAGAGTGCACCGCAACTGTGGCGAAGAGGGGCAGCAAGAAATTCTCCGTGGCTACCCAGACCTGCCGGATGACTCCAG CCGAGGGCCCTGTGGTGACAGCCCAGTACGACTGCCTCGGCTGTGTGCATCCTGTATCAACGCAGAGCCCAGACCTGGAGCCCATTCTGAGACATGGCATTCAGTACTTTAACAACAACACTCAACATTCCTCCCTCTTCACGCTTAATGAAGTAAAACGGGCCCAAAGACAG GTGGTGGCTGGATTGAACTTTCAAATTACCTACTCAATTGTGCAAACGAATTGTTCCAAAGAGAATTTTCTGTTCTTAACTCCAGACTGCAAGTCCCTTTGGAATGGT GATACCGGTGAATGTACAGATAATGCATACATCGATATTCAGCTACGAATTGCTTCCTTCTCACAGAAATGTGACATTTATCCAG GGGAGGATTTTGTACAACCACCTACCAAGATTTGCGTGGGCTGCCCCAGAGATATACCCACCAACAGCCCAGAGCTGGAGGAGACACTGACTCACACCATCACAAAGCTTAATGCAGAGAATAACGCAACTTTCTATTTCAAGATTGACAATGTGAAAAAAGCGAGAGTACAG GTGGTGGCTggcaagaaatattttattgactTCGTGGCCAGGGAAACCACGTGTTCCAAGGAAAGTAATGAAGAGTTGACCGAAAGCTGTGAGACCAAAAAACTTGGC CAAAGCCTAGATTGCAATGCTGAAGTTTATGTGGTAccctgggagaaaaaaatttaccCTACTGTCAACTGTCAACCACTGGGAATG aTCTCACTGATGAAAAGGCCTCCAGGTTTTTCACCTTTCCGATCATCACAAATAGGGGAAATAAAAGAAGGAACAACT AGTCACCTAAGGTCCTGCGAGTACAAGGGTCGACCCCCAAAGGCAGGGGCAGAGCCAGCATCTGAGAGGGAGGTCTCTTGA
- the KNG1 gene encoding kininogen-1 isoform X1, with protein sequence MKLITILFLCSRLLLSLTQESQSEEIDCNDKDLFKAVDAALKKYNSQNQSNNQFVLYRITEVTKTVGSDTFYSFKYEIKEGDCPVQSGKTWQDCDYKDAAEAATAECTATVAKRGSKKFSVATQTCRMTPAEGPVVTAQYDCLGCVHPVSTQSPDLEPILRHGIQYFNNNTQHSSLFTLNEVKRAQRQVVAGLNFQITYSIVQTNCSKENFLFLTPDCKSLWNGDTGECTDNAYIDIQLRIASFSQKCDIYPGEDFVQPPTKICVGCPRDIPTNSPELEETLTHTITKLNAENNATFYFKIDNVKKARVQVVAGKKYFIDFVARETTCSKESNEELTESCETKKLGQSLDCNAEVYVVPWEKKIYPTVNCQPLGMISLMKRPPGFSPFRSSQIGEIKEGTTVSPPHTSMAPAQDEERDSGKEQGHTHRHDWGHEKQRKHNLGLGHKHEGDQGHGHQRGHGLGRGHQQQHGLGHGRKFKLDDDLEHQGGHVLDHGHKHKHGHGHGKHKNKGKKNGKHNGWKTEHLASSSEDSTTPSAQTQEKTEGPTPIPSLAQPGVTVTFSDFQDSDLIATMMPPIPPPPTESDDDWIPDIQIDPNGLSFNPISDFPDTTSPKCPGRPWKSVSEINPTTQMKESYFNLADALS encoded by the exons ATGAAACTAATTACCATCCTTTTCCTCTGCTCCAGGCTGCTACTAAGTTTAACCCAGGAATCACAGTCCGAGGAAATTGACTGCAATGATAAGGATTTATTTAAAGCTGTGGATGCTGCTCTGAAGAAATATAACAGTCAAAACCAAAGTAACAACCAGTTTGTATTGTACCGCATAACTGAAGTCACTAAGACG GTTGGCTCTGACACGTTTTATTCCTTCAAGTACGAAATCAAGGAGGGGGATTGTCCTGTTCAAAGTGGCAAAACCTGGCAGGACTGTGACTACAAGGATGCTGCAGAAGCA GCCACTGCAGAGTGCACCGCAACTGTGGCGAAGAGGGGCAGCAAGAAATTCTCCGTGGCTACCCAGACCTGCCGGATGACTCCAG CCGAGGGCCCTGTGGTGACAGCCCAGTACGACTGCCTCGGCTGTGTGCATCCTGTATCAACGCAGAGCCCAGACCTGGAGCCCATTCTGAGACATGGCATTCAGTACTTTAACAACAACACTCAACATTCCTCCCTCTTCACGCTTAATGAAGTAAAACGGGCCCAAAGACAG GTGGTGGCTGGATTGAACTTTCAAATTACCTACTCAATTGTGCAAACGAATTGTTCCAAAGAGAATTTTCTGTTCTTAACTCCAGACTGCAAGTCCCTTTGGAATGGT GATACCGGTGAATGTACAGATAATGCATACATCGATATTCAGCTACGAATTGCTTCCTTCTCACAGAAATGTGACATTTATCCAG GGGAGGATTTTGTACAACCACCTACCAAGATTTGCGTGGGCTGCCCCAGAGATATACCCACCAACAGCCCAGAGCTGGAGGAGACACTGACTCACACCATCACAAAGCTTAATGCAGAGAATAACGCAACTTTCTATTTCAAGATTGACAATGTGAAAAAAGCGAGAGTACAG GTGGTGGCTggcaagaaatattttattgactTCGTGGCCAGGGAAACCACGTGTTCCAAGGAAAGTAATGAAGAGTTGACCGAAAGCTGTGAGACCAAAAAACTTGGC CAAAGCCTAGATTGCAATGCTGAAGTTTATGTGGTAccctgggagaaaaaaatttaccCTACTGTCAACTGTCAACCACTGGGAATG aTCTCACTGATGAAAAGGCCTCCAGGTTTTTCACCTTTCCGATCATCACAAATAGGGGAAATAAAAGAAGGAACAACTGTAAGTCCACCCCACACTTCCATGGCACCTGCACAAGATGAAGAGCGGGATTCAGGAAAAGAACAAGGGCATACTCATAGACATGACTGGGgccatgaaaaacaaagaaaacataatcTTGGCCTCGGCCATAAACATGAAGGTGACCAAGGGCATGGGCACCAAAGAGGACATGGCCTTGGCCGTGGACACCAACAACAGCATGGTCTTGGTCATGGACGTAAGTTCAAACTTGATGATGATCTTGAACACCAAGGGGGCCATGTTCTTGACCATGGACATAAGCATAAGCATGGTCATGGCcatggaaaacataaaaataaaggcaaaaagaatggaaagcacaATGGTTGGAAAACAGAGCATTTGGCAAGCTCTTCTGAAGATAGCACTACACCTTCTGCACAGACACAAGAGAAGACAGAAGGGCCAACCCCCATCCCTTCCCTAGCCCAGCCAGGTGTAACAGTTACCTTTTCTGACTTTCAGGACTCTGATCTCATTGCAACTATGATGCCTCCTATACCACCGCCTCCCACAGAGAGTGATGATGATTGGATCCCTGATATCCAGATAGACCCAAATGGCCTTTCATTTAACCCGATATCAGATTTTCCAGACACAACCTCCCCAAAATGTCCTGGACGCCCCTGGAAGTCAGTTAGTGAAATTAATCCAACCACACAAATGAAAGAATCCTATTTCAATCTTGCTGATGCCCTTTCTTAA
- the KNG1 gene encoding kininogen-1 isoform X2, with product MKLITILFLCSRLLLSLTQESQSEEIDCNDKDLFKAVDAALKKYNSQNQSNNQFVLYRITEVTKTVGSDTFYSFKYEIKEGDCPVQSGKTWQDCDYKDAAEAATAECTATVAKRGSKKFSVATQTCRMTPAEGPVVTAQYDCLGCVHPVSTQSPDLEPILRHGIQYFNNNTQHSSLFTLNEVKRAQRQVVAGLNFQITYSIVQTNCSKENFLFLTPDCKSLWNGDTGECTDNAYIDIQLRIASFSQKCDIYPGEDFVQPPTKICVGCPRDIPTNSPELEETLTHTITKLNAENNATFYFKIDNVKKARVQVVAGKKYFIDFVARETTCSKESNEELTESCETKKLGQSLDCNAEVYVVPWEKKIYPTVNCQPLGMISLMKRPPGFSPFRSSQIGEIKEGTTVSPPHTSMAPAQDEERDSGKEQGHTHRHDWGHEKQRKHNLGLGHKHEGDQGHGHQRGHGLGRGHQQQHGLGHGQSPKVLRVQGSTPKGRGRASI from the exons ATGAAACTAATTACCATCCTTTTCCTCTGCTCCAGGCTGCTACTAAGTTTAACCCAGGAATCACAGTCCGAGGAAATTGACTGCAATGATAAGGATTTATTTAAAGCTGTGGATGCTGCTCTGAAGAAATATAACAGTCAAAACCAAAGTAACAACCAGTTTGTATTGTACCGCATAACTGAAGTCACTAAGACG GTTGGCTCTGACACGTTTTATTCCTTCAAGTACGAAATCAAGGAGGGGGATTGTCCTGTTCAAAGTGGCAAAACCTGGCAGGACTGTGACTACAAGGATGCTGCAGAAGCA GCCACTGCAGAGTGCACCGCAACTGTGGCGAAGAGGGGCAGCAAGAAATTCTCCGTGGCTACCCAGACCTGCCGGATGACTCCAG CCGAGGGCCCTGTGGTGACAGCCCAGTACGACTGCCTCGGCTGTGTGCATCCTGTATCAACGCAGAGCCCAGACCTGGAGCCCATTCTGAGACATGGCATTCAGTACTTTAACAACAACACTCAACATTCCTCCCTCTTCACGCTTAATGAAGTAAAACGGGCCCAAAGACAG GTGGTGGCTGGATTGAACTTTCAAATTACCTACTCAATTGTGCAAACGAATTGTTCCAAAGAGAATTTTCTGTTCTTAACTCCAGACTGCAAGTCCCTTTGGAATGGT GATACCGGTGAATGTACAGATAATGCATACATCGATATTCAGCTACGAATTGCTTCCTTCTCACAGAAATGTGACATTTATCCAG GGGAGGATTTTGTACAACCACCTACCAAGATTTGCGTGGGCTGCCCCAGAGATATACCCACCAACAGCCCAGAGCTGGAGGAGACACTGACTCACACCATCACAAAGCTTAATGCAGAGAATAACGCAACTTTCTATTTCAAGATTGACAATGTGAAAAAAGCGAGAGTACAG GTGGTGGCTggcaagaaatattttattgactTCGTGGCCAGGGAAACCACGTGTTCCAAGGAAAGTAATGAAGAGTTGACCGAAAGCTGTGAGACCAAAAAACTTGGC CAAAGCCTAGATTGCAATGCTGAAGTTTATGTGGTAccctgggagaaaaaaatttaccCTACTGTCAACTGTCAACCACTGGGAATG aTCTCACTGATGAAAAGGCCTCCAGGTTTTTCACCTTTCCGATCATCACAAATAGGGGAAATAAAAGAAGGAACAACTGTAAGTCCACCCCACACTTCCATGGCACCTGCACAAGATGAAGAGCGGGATTCAGGAAAAGAACAAGGGCATACTCATAGACATGACTGGGgccatgaaaaacaaagaaaacataatcTTGGCCTCGGCCATAAACATGAAGGTGACCAAGGGCATGGGCACCAAAGAGGACATGGCCTTGGCCGTGGACACCAACAACAGCATGGTCTTGGTCATGGAC AGTCACCTAAGGTCCTGCGAGTACAAGGGTCGACCCCCAAAGGCAGGGGCAGAGCCAGCATCTGA